The Humulus lupulus chromosome 7, drHumLupu1.1, whole genome shotgun sequence region CTTTGATCCTCTTGGAAGAGCCGGCATATGTGGTGATTGGCTTCTTGGCTCAAGTATGGAGTCAGCAGCCTTAAGTGGAATGGCTCTAGCCAATCATGTAAGCCCAATTCTTTCTTTCCCACTATTTAAGCCTGGTTGGAACAGTAACTTGTCTCCTAATACAGAATAGTTTAACCATGAGCCAAGAAGATATATGATTATTTATGGTGTTGAACTGTTGATGCAATAGTGGATTAACTAGTTGAGACCACAAACATGGATGATGAACCATTGATTTCAAATCTTAATGAAAATGCAGATTGCAGACTATTTTCAGAACCCTGGAGTCCCTGATGAATTTGCTGTTGGGTTACACACCGAGTTTCAACCACTGGAGGGACATGATATTGGACAATTTCCAGGGATGGAATCCAAAAAGCAAAGCAACCAAGTCAAGGAGTATCAACTTACCAAATAAAAGTGTCCCATCAAAGCATTACAAACAAatatattcttttttttcttttccttttgctTCTTCTTTTGTTGTTTTGTATATACAGTAGGAAAATTAAATTACGTCGAAATCTTTTAGAGTAAACAAATATTGAAAAGCATTAACTGAAGcaattaatttaattttcaaaCGAGAAAGAGAATGTCTCTACTTTTTACAAATTTACAACAGTAGCAAACAAGCCTTTTGAAAATTCCCAGTCAAAAAGTCTTACTTTTGAAGAAACCCAAGTTCCATATACTTAATCAAAAGTAACGTACTCCTTATGACTTACTTTAACACgacaaatatatagaaaaaaacaaatcaaaaagaaaaaactaataaaaacaacaagtttatttattttaatttttttacaggAGAAATAAAACCGTATACACGCCAAGAATTTCGTAAAGCACTGTTCAAGACCACACCATTACCCAACTCCCACACGATGTCAGATTAGTCGGTCTGTTTGTTCACTTCCAAACTTTTTTTTTGTCCTTCAAAACTATTTCACTTAATTACCCATTTAATAAGTTATCAGGGTTTAATAAGTTAGCcatgtattttaataaattattttttagactatcttttgtaaaattattaaaataaaactctaAACTTAATTTTAATTACtattttttcaactaaaattataaataatttaccaaattaacaaaacaaaaattaaattttttaaacctTACTgttatattcaaattttaaacaaggcaatcaaaaaatatataaaccgaAGATAATATCAAAAATATATTCATACCTCCACTTACTTTCATTTTTTCCTGTAGGACATGAACAAACAAACTAGGCAATATTAATCGTAAAACAAGATCACCAAAAACATTAAAAAAGAATTGACCAGAAAAATGTAACATCATATCTGATCCAATTATTCTAATTTGGTTGAGAACTTTTCGCTTCTGCAATTGTTttcaatatattattattataatgtcaaaagttAAATAACGAAACTCGATGAGAAAATTGAACATAATGGTGAAGCGTTAAACCGGATTAGTTTATACTTCCAAATACTATTTCAAGTTACACAGCTACAATTAaggaaaacaataaaaaataaaaactagaaTAAAAACAAAGAGAGAGCGAGATAGAACTCGTGTATCAAAaggaaaaaaatactaaatataACACAAAAACAACTACCTCGAATAAAACTAATTTACAAACTACCACAACCCCAAATCATTTATAGAATAATTCAATTCCATACAGTCCACCATTAACGACCATTCTCACTTCTTTGCCTTCTTCGCAGGGGACTTCTTCACGCTCTTTGGCTTCTTCACTGGGACGGCCTTCTTTGCCTTGGCAACCGGCTTCGCTGCCTTCGACGGTGTCGATCTAGTCGATGAGCGAGCTCCGGCTTTCACAGGCTTAGCGGCGGGCTTGGCTTTGGCCTTTGGCTTGGGTTTCGCAGCAGCTTTTGGTTTTGCAAGCGCCTTGGGCTTGGCGACAACCTTGGCTTTAACGGCTGCTTTCGGCTTGGCAGCGACTTTGGCCTTTGGCTTAGCGGCAGCAGCTTTAGCCTTGGGCTTCGCCAGCGCCTTGGCAGGCTTGGCAGCCTTCTTTGGTGCAGCGGCCTTCTTCGCCGGTGCAGCAGCCTTCGGTGCAGCAGAGCGGGTTGATGGAACCTTGAAGGAACCCTTGACCTTCACGAGCTTATCCGCGGCAACAAGCTTCTTCAGGTTGGCGAGGACAAGCTTCTTGAAGCTCTGAGGCAATTGGCTGTGTTTCTCCTCGATAAACTTGGTGATAGCATACTGGCTCGAACCAGTTCTTTCCTTTAGAGACACAATCGCTTCCGTAATCATCTGGACCAGAAAAAAATAACTCGAGTCATTATAGATCTAAAACAATAAACAACAAAGAAATTAAACGAAGACAAAAGACGACATTCGAATTCAATACCTCAACGAAAGGAGGATGAGACGGCACAGATTTTGTTTTCTTCGCCGCGGAAGCTTTCTTAGGTTTCGAGGCTTTAGTCGCCTTCTTGGCCTTGGCATCCGTAGTCACGTCCGGCACCGACGGGACAATATCGAGAACTGCTTCAACGGAAGTCATGATTAACTCAGCGGGTCAACTCGGGAAACTCGAACGAGATATTTAGAGAAAGGACTTTCGATAAAATGTTGAGATACAAGAAGAGAGATATCGGTACGTAAAGCGACGGTTAATGAGGATGACTTATATAATGAAAAGGTGACTGGAATGGTGAGCTGTGATTGGTTGATATTAATTTGACACGGATCGGCTATATGCCGTGAGTTTAAATGTGGGCCTTTGGATCTGTCGCTTATCGACGGCCCGAAAGGGTATCTTGTGGGAAGGTGCGGATAAGGGTTGAAGTAATGCTAGAGATGGGAAAAAGCTATTTGGGTGTGTTTTTAACTTGATTTCTAATCGGTATAACATGGgattttgtttgaatttttttatgggGTTTGGATATGTTTTAGATTAGGACGTAAGCTTTCTAATGAATATTTTTTTGGGGAATTTGGTTGTGGGGTTTGGGAGAAATTTGGTGTCAAAGCAAGAGTGGTCAAAACTAGGGTTTGATGTGAGTTTGTTGAGTGTTTAATTCGTTTTAAGATAATCCTTTGGGAAATATTCATGTTTCTTGACATTTTATGATTCTAGGGTTGTAATGGAAGGTATTGATCtaaaaatcataaattttgaaTAAGAATTTAGCATAGAAAATTCATTTTGAATATGATTGAAGTTGAACAACTCAAATGGCTTATGTGGTGCTAATGCTAATTCATAATGTAGGTCACAATTTATGCTCTTAATTGTCAAATAATCATTCTTTCATAAATTAATAAATGTGTTTAACATGTTGTTACTTGGTCAAAATGGTTTAGATCATTTTCTTACAATCAAATATTTCAACATGTATAAAGTTGTATGTCTTAGTTGAAACATTGTATAACTCATAAGTTGGAAACAAATTGCATTGTTAGTTTATCAATTGTATTCTTAGTTTATAATCTTATTAATGTCATCTTGTAAATTAGAAACTTGAAATTTTTTGTGTGGGTCTATTTATGAATCACTTTAGCATGCTAGTCATGAAATAAGATATGGAATCATTCAAGCTTAACACATTCAATAATTGTATAGAACTTCTTAATCAAAATATTGAATAACTAACTAGATATTTTTCTCATCTTTACATTCTTGTTATCATTTATATATGTGTTACATTGATCTTAAATATAAAACTTTGTTACACATGGATTTAGCTAATAGTGCTACTTTTAGTATCATACACTTGTAAGAATACACTATTCATTTTATAAAATGTGCATAACTCTTTCTCTATGTATACATGCATTACTTGCATTGTAGATTCATAATACATCAAATGGATTTGTACACTTTTTTAACATATTCtacattttaattttaaaaatattcaatttatttgtttttatatacTTTTCTACTATGTTTATTAAAAGTGATGTACAATTATAGTTGGgttttttttctttatcttctCTAATTTCGAATGTTTTCATGTTCTCTTTTAAAAAACTTCCGCCATACATTATTCACTATTGAAATCCTAATAATTATTCAAGCTACATTATGATATAGGACAAATACTATCTTTAATACTCTAGAATAGTCTTTTAGTATAATTTgatatgtattattattattttattgtgttgTTAGTTTTACTAAGGATTATATATTGAAATAGAGTTTTAAGAGAGTTTCTTCTCTTTGAGGTTTCCCTTTTGCTTGCCATTGATTTGGTTTGACCTTTTCTCGTGATTACTAATCAATCTACCATATCCAACAAGTAGAACCTTGATGATTTCTCTCATATTTCCACTATGAATCTTAGTTTCTCActatttctaattaatttttttaatatgtgaGTCAATAACCCTAATTCAATTATTCTCTCGAGTAGGGGTGGGCATCCGATCCAATTCAATATTTTTGTACTAATTCAATCAATTCCAATTAAGCTCACTAATTGGATTGGTTCGGGCTTTTAATTAGATTTCGAGTTAAAACctaatttttaatattaactttaaaacaactaaaaacttGAAATAGTATTGAAGCTAAATGAACTAATTAGATTAAAGTTATGTAGTATTGAAAATGAGTTGTATTAAGCCAAGTAGAGGTTTTTACAATTGACTCTGTCTCactcattttaaaaaatctaaaatgaaAATGAGAGAGGGAGGATAATAGatgtaaataaatataaataattaaatattttgaatatatattatatgtaattaGATTTGATCGGATTTTGACAATATCATCCTCCATCCGATTCAATCCAATTATAATCCAACTATtcaaatccaatccaatccaattgtcTAAACTACGGGCGGAGAACTCGACCATCTCCCGAGGATTGGTAACGAGTTCCCGGTTTCTAAAAGAATAAAAGGTTTAAACCCGAGTAGTCTATGCTTGGGAACAAGTATAAAGTCCTAATGTAACGTCATAGATAGCCAAGACTCTTacattgtgtgttttaaatagtgttagactctctaaacgagtctcttggccataaacgtgtaactaaacatgattaacagtttagggttaaaaaatttggtcaaaaggaataaccatttcattaagatgtttacgttcatacatgggatcccaaaataacgtttaaaatggctaattacaattcaaaagttacaaccagccgacctaagcggcaaaatagagtttgaccctagttcctttgagaaaccccgaccgtggtggtcgagcaggcgcatatgtacacgtcgccaccgaagctctcaaactcatggttggtccagcttccctttccccttaccttcaccacaaagcacccgtgagccgaggctcaacaagaaaacttaacatgCTCATAAATAGTTAATGACATATAATAGAgtcataataagcatgtctagcagtaataatcctactAATGCATGCATTCTATCGAAATAAGTGACTGTAGCGTCACACTAGGGCTCGTTGCTCtaattaaatgactaataagtcataccaaggcccagcgccctaggatatgggactatggagtcaccccggggcccattgccctatccctaaccagccttggagctggcccagcgtacctgacgctttaattttccaacgaccattgggtcggtcaagcgtatgtcacgcttttgattaggcctaaccatattgaCTAGCTCTCGCTCAgcacgctattgtcgcccttgacttattagtcaatgctttcgaccagtgctcaacgcGCTAATgctgtccttgacttataagtcaatgtttttcaatcagataatgcaaataagcatacatcatttaaaaattatccaaatacaaagcattcaagcatgcttaatcaaataatcacatgcataatcataatcatgctcatacacaggggcccaagccctaatcatatatatatttaacaactaggtcaagccctaatcacatatatcacgtattgggtgcatttttcttacctttggtccaagcacatgatAGATaaaaacaaccctcgagcacgatcctctcccgagccctagcagtaacctagtcacaaccataaataatattCTCATTAAGATTCAATCCTAAAAACAAACTCCTGgaccaatctcgtgctctcgggacttccaatcccacccaacatggtggtggaatcatccccctAGCACCCAAGTTCTTCTCAAGCTCTAAAAATCTCCCATGCATTGCGCAGGGGCGTCCAAGCCAAACAAAGATCCCCCAAAGCCCTCTCATGCATAGCGCAGGGGCGCCCAAACTCAAGGCAGGGGCGCCGCCTTGCAAACCCATAATTTTTGGGTTTCCACCTGCATTCTCTCCAAGCTCTACTCATCGAAACTCACCCTAAGTGCCAACCCCAACTAGAAATGAGTCCCAAAATCACAATAACACACCCCAAGCACATAAAAACACCAAAGATTCAACCAAAAACACTTTGAAACTCACCCTTTGAGTTCCAAGAACTCAACTCCTCTTCAAAATCTGAAATTTAAACCATAGAACACAAACCCCCAGCTACAACCAAACCTCCCAAACCAATTCAAACAAGTTAACAACCTCAAAACATCAAATTAAACTTCCTAGACCTCAAGAATTCTAACCATCAAATCACACTTCAATCTTCCCTAAGAACACCATAACACTAGGAAAAACTCAAGAAAACTTCAGAAAATCAAAGTAGAATTCTTATCTCGGCTGAGTAATTCAACCCCTAAGCTGCTCCCAACTAAATCCTCAACTTCAAGCCTCCAATTCCCAAGCAAATCTCCTCCAAAAACAAAAACTCCCCAAGTGTTCAAGAGAGAAAGGGAGGAATGACACacagagatagagagagagagagctgctaTTGGTGTTTTCTACCAATTTCTAAGAGTTTCCACTCAGTTAAGTTACCTTAAAACTCATAATAGACCAAACTACCCTTCCTCAAACTTAAGtcctttaatgccctcaagggcaaaatagtcttttgccaccatttctcACTAATCTTCAAATTACCTCATAATTTCTCTATTAATTCTAATATCccaaaataatcaccaaataaattctcattacccgataatacccgataatgtactaaattaccaaatgtaatgacccactactctagactaattggaccattaacgaaactatacataaaatcctta contains the following coding sequences:
- the LOC133790720 gene encoding histone H1-like — protein: MTSVEAVLDIVPSVPDVTTDAKAKKATKASKPKKASAAKKTKSVPSHPPFVEMITEAIVSLKERTGSSQYAITKFIEEKHSQLPQSFKKLVLANLKKLVAADKLVKVKGSFKVPSTRSAAPKAAAPAKKAAAPKKAAKPAKALAKPKAKAAAAKPKAKVAAKPKAAVKAKVVAKPKALAKPKAAAKPKPKAKAKPAAKPVKAGARSSTRSTPSKAAKPVAKAKKAVPVKKPKSVKKSPAKKAKK